Proteins from a single region of Hippoglossus stenolepis isolate QCI-W04-F060 unplaced genomic scaffold, HSTE1.2 HiC_scaffold_38, whole genome shotgun sequence:
- the LOC124851527 gene encoding lysophosphatidic acid receptor 6-like, protein MNVTDGCSLPSEEYQYYLFPVVYILALVVGLPGNLAALFVFTFKITPRTAFSVFISNLALADIVILCTLPFRIHYHLNRNNWVFGDVACRITGVLFFSNIYMSICFMTCICVDRYMATVHPHVYLRQRRPWRSLAVSVALWCVAGVAMLVFVLRGPLETNVNQSGSHSCFDNFSKHEWETRLVVYSLLILIFGSLLPTVIILVCYPLAVRRISMIRTNTAKRALRVIYTILAITLLCFLPNHVANLLHLLIRMDVIKSCSATNLINNAKRVTMALVTLNTCLDPVLYYVTTSHCKWRRWKMTWLCGRVERSKGVYTISVD, encoded by the coding sequence ATGAACGTGACAGACGGCTGCAGCCTCCCCTCAGAGGAGTATCAGTACTACCTCTTCCCAGTGGTCTACATCCTGGCGTTAGTCGTGGGTCTACCTGGAAATCTGGCTGCTCTCTTCGTCTTCACCTTCAAGATCACCCCTCGCACAGCCTTCAGCGTGTTCATCAGCAACCTGGCCCTGGCGGACATCGTCATCCTCTGCACTCTGCCCTTCAGGATCCACTACCACCTCAACAGAAACAACTGGGTGTTTGGGGACGTCGCCTGCCGCATCACTGGGGTCCTGTTCTTCTCCAACATCTACATGAGCATCTGTTTCATGACTTGTATCTGTGTGGACCGCTACATGGCCACAGTGCATCCTCACGTCTACCTGAGGCAGCGGAGGCCCTGGCGCTCTCTGGCCGTGAGCGTGGCGCTCTGGTGCGTCGCTGGAGTGGCGATGCTGGTCTTCGTCCTCCGGGGGCCTCTGGAAACCAACGTCAACCAATCTGGAAGCCACAGTTGTTTCGACAACTTCTCCAAGCACGAGTGGGAGACGCGTCTGGTGGTGTACAGCCTGCTGATCCTGATCTTCGGCTCCCTGCTGCCCACCGTGATCATCCTGGTGTGTTACCCGCTGGCTGTGAGGCGCATCTCCATGATCAGGACTAACACAGCCAAAAGAGCCTTGagggtcatttacaccatcCTGGCCATCACGCTGCTCTGCTTCCTGCCCAACCACGTGGCGAATCTGCTGCACCTCCTGATACGCATGGATGTCATCAAGAGCTGCTCCGCCACCAACCTCATCAACAACGCCAAGCGGGTCACCATGGCCCTCGTCACCCTCAACACGTGCCTGGACCCCGTGCTGTACTATGTCACcaccagccactgcaaatgGAGGCGCTGGAAGATGACATGGCTGTGTGGACGAGTGGAGAGGAGCAAGGGTGTTTATACGATTTCAGTGGACTGA